A single window of Chitinophaga sp. XS-30 DNA harbors:
- a CDS encoding MoxR family ATPase yields the protein MENTSYDIRQLNEKIHQASAFVDLLNLEINKAIVGQKYMVERLMIGLLAQGHVLLEGVPGLAKTLSIKTLSSAVNARFSRIQFTPDLLPADVVGTMIYNQQRNEFMVRKGPIFANFILADEINRAPAKVQSALLEAMQEKQVTIGDTTFKLEEPFLVLATQNPIEQEGTYTLPEAQVDRFMLKVVIGYPTKEEERHIIRQNLQPDGHIKIQPVVQPQEILEARKLVREVYMDEKIEKYIIDVVFATRNPEEYKLAKLKPLIAYGGSPRASINLALASKAYAFMRRRGYVIPEDVRSVCFDVMRHRVGLTYEAEAENVTSENILSEILNVVEVP from the coding sequence ATGGAAAATACATCGTACGATATCCGTCAACTCAATGAAAAGATCCATCAGGCCAGTGCTTTCGTTGATCTTCTGAACCTGGAGATCAACAAAGCCATCGTGGGCCAGAAGTACATGGTAGAAAGACTAATGATCGGTTTACTGGCACAGGGCCACGTATTGCTCGAAGGTGTGCCGGGACTGGCCAAAACGCTGTCTATCAAAACGCTGTCATCAGCTGTCAATGCCCGGTTTTCCCGTATCCAGTTCACGCCGGACCTTTTGCCGGCCGACGTTGTAGGTACCATGATCTACAACCAGCAGCGCAATGAATTCATGGTGCGTAAAGGGCCCATCTTCGCCAATTTCATTCTGGCGGACGAGATCAACCGTGCCCCGGCAAAAGTGCAGAGCGCCCTGCTGGAAGCCATGCAGGAAAAGCAGGTGACCATCGGCGATACCACCTTCAAGCTGGAAGAACCTTTCCTCGTGCTGGCCACCCAGAACCCGATCGAACAGGAAGGCACCTATACGCTGCCTGAAGCGCAGGTAGACCGTTTCATGCTGAAAGTGGTCATCGGTTACCCGACCAAGGAAGAAGAACGTCATATCATCCGCCAGAACCTGCAACCGGACGGGCATATCAAAATACAGCCCGTTGTGCAACCGCAGGAAATCCTGGAAGCCCGCAAGCTTGTACGCGAGGTATATATGGATGAAAAGATCGAAAAATATATCATCGACGTGGTATTTGCCACCCGTAATCCGGAAGAATACAAACTGGCGAAGCTGAAACCGCTGATCGCTTATGGCGGCTCGCCCCGTGCCAGCATCAACCTGGCCCTCGCATCCAAGGCATATGCTTTCATGCGCCGCCGGGGATATGTTATTCCCGAAGATGTGCGCAGTGTGTGCTTCGATGTTATGCGCCACCGCGTAGGGCTGACCTATGAAGCGGAAGCAGAGAATGTGACCAGCGAGAACATCCTCAGCGAGATCCTCAACGTGGTAGAAGTGCCATAA
- a CDS encoding peptidylprolyl isomerase, whose amino-acid sequence MPRALLLSFLLFAAFAASAQRNRKVIVSTDHGTMVIRLYDQTPLHRDNFIRLVKKRFYDSLLFHRVIGNFMIQGGDPDSRRAKAGAQLGNGGVGYTVPAEFQLDLFHKKGVLAAARDNNPAKASDGCQFYIVQGKKFTDGQLDTLEQTRLGGRKIPVDQREVYKQIGGTPHLDQQYTVFGEVVKGLSVIDSIAAVKTDANNRPLQDVRMRLRLKKKFLFF is encoded by the coding sequence ATGCCGAGAGCTTTACTCCTTTCATTTTTGCTTTTCGCCGCTTTCGCGGCCAGTGCCCAGCGCAACCGGAAGGTGATCGTATCAACGGACCACGGCACCATGGTGATCCGGTTGTATGACCAGACGCCTTTACACCGGGATAACTTTATCAGGCTGGTGAAGAAGCGCTTTTATGACAGCCTTCTTTTCCACCGGGTGATCGGGAATTTTATGATCCAGGGCGGGGACCCGGATTCGAGACGGGCGAAAGCCGGCGCACAACTTGGGAACGGCGGTGTGGGATATACGGTTCCTGCGGAGTTTCAGCTGGACCTGTTCCATAAAAAAGGGGTACTGGCAGCGGCGCGGGACAATAACCCGGCAAAGGCGTCCGATGGCTGCCAGTTCTATATCGTACAAGGCAAGAAGTTCACGGACGGGCAGCTGGACACCCTGGAGCAAACCCGCCTGGGTGGCCGCAAGATCCCGGTAGACCAGCGGGAGGTGTATAAACAGATTGGAGGAACGCCGCATCTGGACCAGCAATACACGGTGTTTGGCGAAGTAGTGAAAGGGCTTTCGGTGATAGACAGCATCGCCGCGGTGAAGACGGATGCGAACAACCGGCCCCTGCAGGACGTGCGGATGCGGCTGCGTCTGAAGAAGAAGTTTTTATTTTTCTGA
- the gcvH gene encoding glycine cleavage system protein GcvH: protein MNFPSQLRYTKDHEWVLLEGNTAKIGITDFAQRELGDIVFVDINTIGKSLQAEEIFGTVEAVKTVSDLFLPVSGTVLEINPQLESNPELVNSDPYGEGWMVTVQVSNPADVEALLTADAYKALVGE from the coding sequence ATGAATTTTCCGTCACAGTTACGTTATACCAAAGACCATGAATGGGTTTTGCTGGAAGGGAATACTGCGAAGATCGGTATCACGGATTTTGCTCAGCGTGAGCTGGGCGATATCGTATTCGTAGATATCAATACTATCGGCAAATCCCTGCAGGCAGAAGAGATCTTTGGTACGGTGGAAGCGGTAAAAACCGTTTCAGACCTGTTCCTGCCGGTATCCGGCACAGTTTTGGAGATCAATCCACAGCTGGAAAGCAATCCTGAACTGGTGAACAGCGATCCGTACGGCGAAGGCTGGATGGTAACCGTTCAGGTAAGCAATCCCGCGGATGTTGAAGCGCTGCTGACCGCAGATGCTTACAAAGCATTGGTGGGTGAATAA
- a CDS encoding VanZ family protein, whose translation MRMIRYYLPAMGWIILILFLCTMPGSSLPSSSLFDQLHVDKIVHFFLFGGTVILLAYGYYRQRQGISGWALLAIALVAGLYGLIIEFIQKYFTVNRSFEIMDVAADTAGALMGALIFQVIGKRVLKK comes from the coding sequence ATGAGGATGATCCGTTATTATCTGCCAGCAATGGGATGGATCATCCTCATCCTTTTTTTATGCACGATGCCGGGCTCTTCCCTGCCTTCTTCATCGTTGTTTGACCAGTTGCATGTGGACAAGATCGTGCATTTCTTTTTGTTCGGCGGAACGGTGATCCTGCTGGCATACGGGTATTACCGGCAGCGGCAGGGGATCAGCGGATGGGCATTGCTGGCCATTGCGCTGGTGGCGGGTTTATATGGACTGATCATTGAGTTCATACAGAAGTATTTTACCGTGAACAGGAGTTTTGAGATCATGGATGTGGCTGCTGATACTGCGGGGGCACTTATGGGGGCCCTGATCTTTCAGGTTATCGGCAAAAGGGTGCTGAAAAAATGA
- a CDS encoding helix-turn-helix domain-containing protein yields MDIGPTIRKLREARNITQEYMASRLNIGVTAYGNIERSDVKRLPVERVFEIAAILQVHYSEIFGGPEKEMPEEKRFKMDACVLAMMEYFRKDKQLLCDMLNAYKEIHMGVDAMLQEHINALNRIMKMQVEIHQSLIASAKQSRN; encoded by the coding sequence ATGGACATAGGTCCCACCATCAGAAAGCTTCGTGAAGCCAGAAATATCACCCAGGAGTATATGGCATCACGGCTGAATATTGGCGTTACGGCATATGGCAATATCGAACGAAGTGATGTAAAACGACTGCCGGTAGAGCGGGTTTTTGAGATCGCGGCGATATTGCAGGTACATTATTCCGAGATATTTGGCGGCCCGGAGAAGGAGATGCCGGAGGAAAAACGGTTCAAGATGGATGCCTGTGTTCTCGCGATGATGGAATACTTCAGGAAAGACAAGCAGTTACTTTGCGATATGCTGAACGCGTACAAGGAGATTCACATGGGTGTTGATGCCATGCTGCAGGAGCATATCAATGCTTTGAACCGGATCATGAAGATGCAGGTAGAGATACATCAGAGCCTCATCGCATCGGCGAAACAGTCGCGGAACTGA
- a CDS encoding DUF5686 family protein produces the protein MTGWKRTIAFVICIISFFPLSAQYKISGIVKDAHTQEVIPFATLQFVGTNTGMVTDAEGAYIFDLTAIPADSLLVRVMGYQRTVMYVDRTLREQTIHFEISRGDVSLKQYEVKANVNFALILLRHIIRRKPDNNYDRLASYKYEIYNKLELDIKNLNTTKLSRNRFTKPFSFILQNIDSTTENQPFLPVFLTESISDYYFQRNPKKTKEVIKASRTSGLDNESVTKFLGGMYQNINIYDNYIPVFDKSFVSPISNSGATFYNYRITDTQYVHNQRFIKMNFEPRRRGENVFAGELWVQDSTYAIQKMTMAVPGDANINFVRKVSLVQEFKPFPDSSGWYLAKDKFIVDFWTPSPKPTKSIEFIGRKTTTYQDMVVNDTAATNIFTEKRYPQNIVVVDSARNRTDVFWNSNRHESLSKNEQAIYKMVDTLQKIPLFQKYSNTIRFLATGYKPFGPLEWGPYFYLFSQNRLEGFRLRLDLGTTPQFHKDLYLNGYLAYGFGDDRFKGKLSGLWLLKRHPRMYVYGSFVRDLDNGATYYDEVGTDNIFSLAIRKPNVPQKFMLIDEKRAEFYKEYYSGFSHHFSLVHKQFMPFDPLPAAGLYPHNGNGLDPMTNMEVAVKLRYAFREEFLEGNYYRFSLGSKYPIVELKYAMGVKGIAKSSYHYHKAAFTVSDYVKLPPFGSFYYNVFGGKIFGSAMPYPLLEIHPGNEIYYYNKYAFNMMNRFEFLSDEYAGFNVEHSLGNGIFNYIPLVRKLKLRQFWTAKGIIGKLSTDNQALNLNHGYPFKTLQSNPYLEVGTGIENILKFIRVDFVWRLAPKPLPEEPYEKRFGIFGSFKLQF, from the coding sequence ATGACTGGCTGGAAACGAACCATAGCTTTTGTTATTTGCATCATCAGCTTCTTCCCCCTTAGCGCCCAATATAAGATCAGTGGCATTGTTAAAGATGCGCATACCCAGGAAGTGATCCCTTTTGCCACATTACAGTTTGTTGGCACCAATACCGGCATGGTCACCGATGCAGAAGGCGCTTATATCTTCGACCTGACGGCCATACCGGCGGACTCTCTGCTGGTGAGGGTTATGGGTTATCAGCGCACGGTGATGTATGTAGACCGCACCCTCCGGGAGCAAACCATTCATTTCGAGATCAGCCGCGGTGATGTTTCGCTCAAGCAATACGAGGTAAAAGCGAATGTGAATTTCGCGCTGATCCTGCTCCGGCATATTATCCGGCGGAAGCCGGATAATAACTACGACCGGCTGGCCAGCTATAAATATGAGATCTACAATAAACTCGAACTGGACATCAAGAACCTCAATACCACCAAGTTATCCCGCAATCGTTTCACCAAGCCCTTTTCCTTTATCCTTCAGAATATTGACAGCACCACCGAAAACCAGCCCTTCCTGCCGGTGTTCCTCACGGAAAGCATCTCGGACTATTATTTTCAGCGCAATCCGAAGAAAACGAAGGAAGTGATCAAGGCCAGCCGTACCTCGGGTCTTGACAATGAGAGTGTGACGAAGTTCCTCGGCGGCATGTACCAGAACATCAACATATATGACAATTATATCCCGGTATTCGATAAAAGTTTCGTGAGCCCGATCAGCAACAGCGGCGCCACTTTTTATAACTATCGTATCACGGATACACAATATGTTCATAACCAGCGGTTCATCAAAATGAACTTTGAGCCCAGGCGCAGGGGTGAGAACGTTTTTGCCGGGGAACTTTGGGTACAGGACTCTACCTACGCCATCCAGAAAATGACCATGGCGGTGCCGGGGGATGCCAATATCAATTTTGTTCGGAAGGTAAGCCTGGTGCAGGAGTTCAAACCTTTCCCCGACAGCAGCGGCTGGTATCTGGCTAAAGACAAGTTCATTGTGGACTTCTGGACGCCAAGTCCCAAGCCAACGAAAAGCATCGAGTTCATCGGGCGAAAAACCACCACCTACCAGGATATGGTCGTCAATGATACCGCAGCCACGAACATTTTCACTGAGAAACGGTATCCGCAGAATATTGTGGTGGTGGACAGCGCGCGGAACCGTACCGATGTTTTCTGGAACAGCAACCGGCACGAAAGCCTGTCAAAGAATGAGCAGGCGATCTATAAAATGGTGGATACCCTGCAGAAGATCCCGTTATTTCAGAAATATTCCAACACCATCCGCTTTCTGGCAACCGGTTACAAACCCTTCGGGCCGCTGGAATGGGGGCCATATTTTTACCTGTTTTCCCAGAACCGGTTGGAAGGTTTCAGGCTGCGCCTGGATCTGGGCACTACACCGCAGTTTCATAAGGACCTGTACCTGAACGGATACCTTGCCTATGGTTTCGGTGATGACCGCTTTAAAGGAAAGCTTTCGGGCCTGTGGCTGCTCAAACGCCATCCGCGCATGTACGTATATGGTTCCTTTGTGCGGGACCTGGATAATGGCGCCACCTATTATGATGAAGTGGGGACAGACAACATTTTTTCACTGGCTATCCGTAAACCCAATGTTCCGCAGAAATTTATGCTGATAGATGAAAAGCGTGCGGAGTTCTATAAAGAATACTATTCCGGATTCTCCCATCACTTTTCATTGGTACATAAACAGTTCATGCCGTTCGACCCTTTGCCGGCAGCCGGCTTGTATCCTCACAACGGAAATGGGCTGGATCCCATGACGAACATGGAGGTGGCGGTAAAACTTCGGTATGCATTCCGCGAAGAATTCCTGGAGGGCAATTATTACCGTTTCAGCCTGGGCAGCAAATATCCGATCGTGGAATTGAAGTATGCGATGGGTGTTAAGGGTATTGCGAAAAGTAGTTATCACTATCATAAAGCAGCCTTTACCGTATCGGATTATGTGAAGTTGCCGCCCTTCGGCAGTTTCTACTACAATGTGTTCGGCGGCAAGATCTTTGGATCCGCCATGCCTTATCCTTTGCTGGAAATACACCCCGGCAACGAAATCTACTACTACAACAAATATGCTTTCAACATGATGAACCGCTTCGAATTCCTGAGTGACGAATATGCGGGTTTCAATGTGGAGCATTCGTTGGGCAATGGCATCTTTAATTATATCCCATTGGTGCGCAAGCTGAAGCTGCGGCAATTCTGGACCGCCAAAGGTATCATCGGCAAGCTGTCAACCGACAACCAGGCGCTGAACCTCAATCACGGCTATCCTTTCAAGACGCTGCAAAGCAATCCATACCTTGAAGTAGGTACCGGTATCGAGAACATACTCAAGTTCATACGGGTTGATTTTGTTTGGCGCCTGGCCCCCAAACCGTTGCCCGAGGAGCCTTATGAGAAAAGGTTCGGCATCTTCGGCAGTTTCAAGCTGCAATTCTAG
- a CDS encoding transcriptional regulator: MNPIGNLNKIFESRIRLGVMSVLIVNESVSFNDLKEMLEVTDGNLASHLSTLEENGYIKVHKGFIGRKTNTTYSITKSGDKAFRGHLAALEAMIRFSQ; this comes from the coding sequence ATGAATCCGATCGGTAACCTGAACAAAATATTCGAAAGCCGCATACGCCTGGGGGTGATGAGTGTGCTGATAGTGAATGAATCCGTCAGCTTCAACGATCTCAAGGAAATGCTGGAAGTGACGGACGGTAACCTTGCCTCACATCTCTCCACACTGGAAGAGAACGGCTATATCAAGGTGCACAAAGGCTTTATCGGCAGAAAGACCAATACCACCTATTCCATCACCAAATCCGGCGATAAGGCATTCAGGGGCCATCTGGCCGCACTGGAAGCCATGATCAGATTCAGCCAGTAA
- a CDS encoding diacylglycerol kinase family protein: MSSFTRTITRRLQSFAFAFSGLGAFLRSEPNGRIHLAATLVVLILGAILHCSTGEWALLLIVMAMVWVTELLNTAIEKIMDHLSPEQHPRVKWIKDVAAGAVLIAAIAALAVGGLIFIPKL; this comes from the coding sequence ATGTCTTCTTTCACCCGAACCATCACCCGGCGCCTGCAAAGTTTTGCCTTCGCATTCAGCGGACTGGGGGCTTTTCTGCGCAGCGAACCCAACGGCCGCATCCACCTCGCCGCCACCCTTGTTGTGCTGATCCTCGGGGCAATACTGCATTGCAGCACAGGTGAATGGGCTTTGCTCCTTATCGTGATGGCCATGGTGTGGGTGACCGAACTGCTTAATACCGCTATTGAAAAGATAATGGACCACCTCAGTCCCGAACAGCATCCCCGCGTAAAATGGATCAAAGACGTGGCTGCCGGTGCGGTACTGATAGCGGCTATCGCCGCCCTCGCTGTTGGCGGGCTGATCTTTATCCCCAAATTATGA
- a CDS encoding MBL fold metallo-hydrolase has protein sequence MFEIKYFTVNPLQENTYVLINDKKDCIIIDPGFYYQNEREEFLQFIRENGLKVVRLLNTHCHLDHIFANSLVAKTFSVGLEIHRKDQVVLDRSPQSGIMYNLPFEPSPMPKSYLEEGDKVVLGDDVLEVLLTPGHSPGSISFYCAAQQFVIAGDVLFRQSVGRSDFPGGNFDTLARSIREKLYNLPDEVVVYPGHGPSTTIGFEKEHNPFVPEDPNTRFA, from the coding sequence ATGTTTGAAATCAAATATTTCACGGTTAATCCCCTCCAGGAAAACACGTACGTCCTTATAAACGACAAAAAGGACTGTATCATTATAGATCCGGGCTTTTATTATCAAAATGAACGGGAAGAATTCCTTCAATTCATACGGGAAAACGGCCTGAAGGTTGTCCGCCTGCTCAATACGCACTGTCATCTCGACCATATTTTCGCCAATAGCCTTGTGGCAAAGACCTTCAGTGTGGGGCTGGAGATCCACCGGAAAGACCAGGTGGTGCTGGACCGGTCGCCCCAGTCTGGCATCATGTACAACCTGCCTTTTGAGCCTTCTCCGATGCCCAAAAGTTACCTGGAAGAGGGAGATAAAGTGGTGCTGGGAGATGATGTGCTGGAAGTATTGCTGACGCCCGGGCATTCACCGGGCAGTATTTCCTTTTACTGCGCCGCACAGCAGTTTGTGATCGCCGGGGATGTGCTGTTCAGGCAGAGCGTTGGCCGGTCCGACTTCCCGGGCGGGAATTTCGATACCCTGGCCCGCAGCATCCGGGAAAAGCTGTACAATCTGCCCGATGAAGTGGTGGTCTATCCCGGCCATGGCCCCTCTACCACCATTGGATTTGAGAAGGAACACAACCCCTTTGTTCCGGAGGACCCGAACACGAGATTTGCATAA
- a CDS encoding polysaccharide biosynthesis C-terminal domain-containing protein, protein MGSIKKLAGQTIWYGLPTITARFLGFILQLFFTSIFSPDEFGVITQVYAAIPFLNILFTYGLETSYFRFVQLTDKTKLYNTLCISLFVSTTVLTVLIIAGARPLADFLEISGREDYVVYMAWIIFFDTLATLPFARLRQEGRPRKYALVKVLTIITQILFTIFFLIICPKFAGNPLFSWYNASFGVGYILIANMLGSFFALVFLYREVTAFRWLFDKQLWNDVMRYSMPLVIVGFGGMINEMLSRLVYTKVSTLPAEEKLTELGIFGANYKLAMLITIFIQAFRMGAEPFFFNQSKNEDSRFTYARVMKFFTIASGAVFLVVALFLDVWKVLITRKDPVYAEGLNIVPILTMGTVFLGIYYNLSIWYKLTNRNMTGAYITLAGAAITILLNIWWIPYFGYTGSAWATFICYAFMMMVSYLLGQKYYPVPYDAKRVLFFLLLASGIYIVHHYIRSLQPGIWTVHACGLVGLGIYMAVTGWMERGDFRRLLLRKP, encoded by the coding sequence TTGGGAAGTATCAAAAAACTTGCGGGCCAGACCATCTGGTATGGCCTGCCAACAATAACGGCCAGGTTTCTCGGCTTTATCCTCCAGCTATTTTTCACCAGCATATTTTCGCCGGACGAGTTCGGGGTCATTACCCAGGTGTATGCCGCCATCCCTTTCCTGAACATTTTATTTACCTACGGGCTGGAAACCAGCTATTTCCGCTTTGTACAGCTAACCGACAAAACGAAGCTTTACAATACGCTTTGCATCTCGCTGTTCGTGTCCACCACGGTGCTCACCGTGCTGATCATTGCAGGAGCCAGGCCGCTGGCAGATTTTCTGGAGATCTCCGGGCGGGAGGATTATGTCGTCTACATGGCCTGGATCATCTTCTTCGACACGCTCGCCACCCTTCCCTTCGCCAGGCTGCGCCAGGAAGGCCGGCCGCGTAAATATGCGCTGGTAAAGGTACTGACGATCATCACGCAGATACTGTTCACGATCTTCTTCCTCATCATCTGCCCGAAATTTGCCGGTAATCCGCTGTTTAGCTGGTACAACGCTTCTTTCGGGGTGGGTTACATCCTGATCGCCAATATGCTGGGCAGCTTTTTTGCACTGGTGTTCCTTTACCGCGAGGTGACGGCTTTCCGCTGGTTGTTCGACAAACAGTTATGGAATGATGTGATGCGTTACAGCATGCCGCTGGTGATCGTGGGATTCGGAGGGATGATCAATGAAATGCTGAGCAGGCTGGTGTACACCAAGGTGTCTACCCTGCCGGCAGAAGAGAAGCTCACAGAACTTGGGATCTTTGGCGCCAATTATAAACTGGCGATGCTGATCACCATTTTCATACAGGCGTTCCGGATGGGTGCGGAACCGTTCTTCTTTAACCAGAGCAAAAATGAGGATTCCCGCTTTACCTATGCCCGTGTGATGAAATTCTTCACCATAGCCTCCGGGGCGGTCTTTCTCGTGGTGGCCCTGTTCCTGGATGTGTGGAAAGTACTGATCACCCGGAAAGACCCGGTATATGCGGAGGGGCTGAACATTGTGCCGATCCTTACCATGGGCACGGTGTTCCTGGGCATTTATTACAACCTGTCCATCTGGTATAAACTTACCAACCGGAATATGACCGGCGCTTACATCACGCTGGCCGGTGCCGCTATTACCATTCTGCTGAATATCTGGTGGATACCCTACTTCGGCTACACCGGTTCCGCCTGGGCCACTTTTATCTGTTATGCCTTTATGATGATGGTTTCCTACCTGCTGGGGCAGAAATACTACCCGGTGCCTTATGATGCGAAACGGGTCTTGTTCTTCCTGCTGCTGGCTTCGGGCATTTACATCGTCCACCATTATATCCGGTCGCTGCAGCCGGGTATCTGGACGGTACATGCCTGCGGCCTCGTGGGGCTGGGTATATACATGGCCGTTACCGGCTGGATGGAAAGGGGCGATTTCAGGCGGCTGTTGTTGCGCAAGCCCTGA
- the dtd gene encoding D-aminoacyl-tRNA deacylase translates to MKAVIQRVANAAVTINGVVKSAIQQGLLVLVGIEDADGAEDITWLSSKIVNLRIFNDDNGVMNRSVLETGGDIILVSQFTLHASTKKGNRPSYLKASRPEVAIPRYEKMKAQLEADLGKPVGSGEFGADMKVSLLNDGPVTIIIDTKHRE, encoded by the coding sequence ATGAAAGCGGTGATACAAAGAGTGGCAAATGCGGCGGTAACCATCAACGGTGTGGTGAAATCGGCCATACAGCAGGGCTTGCTGGTGCTCGTGGGGATAGAGGATGCAGACGGTGCGGAAGATATCACCTGGCTCAGCAGCAAGATCGTGAACCTGCGCATCTTTAATGACGATAATGGCGTTATGAACCGGAGTGTGCTGGAAACCGGCGGAGACATCATCCTCGTCAGCCAGTTCACCCTTCATGCTTCCACGAAAAAAGGCAACCGCCCTTCCTATCTCAAAGCCAGCAGACCGGAAGTGGCCATTCCGCGCTACGAAAAAATGAAAGCGCAGCTGGAAGCGGACCTGGGCAAGCCCGTTGGCTCCGGGGAATTCGGCGCAGATATGAAAGTTTCCCTGCTGAATGACGGCCCCGTTACCATCATCATCGATACAAAACACCGCGAGTAA
- a CDS encoding nucleotide pyrophosphohydrolase: MTIKEAQEQVDQWINTTGVRYFSELTNMAILTEEVGEVARIIARQYGDQSFKESDKHKELADELADVFWVVLCLANQTGIDLTAALEKNFDKKNIRDATRHKDNEKLR; this comes from the coding sequence ATGACCATCAAAGAAGCCCAGGAGCAGGTGGACCAATGGATCAACACCACCGGCGTACGGTACTTTTCCGAACTAACGAATATGGCGATATTAACGGAAGAAGTGGGAGAAGTGGCCAGGATCATCGCCCGGCAGTATGGGGACCAGTCATTCAAAGAATCGGATAAGCATAAGGAGCTGGCTGATGAGCTGGCAGACGTGTTCTGGGTAGTGCTTTGCCTGGCCAACCAGACGGGTATTGACCTGACCGCCGCGCTGGAGAAAAATTTCGATAAAAAGAACATCCGGGATGCTACCCGGCATAAGGACAATGAAAAACTCAGATAG
- a CDS encoding glycine--tRNA ligase — MATDQNKFQAIISHCKEYGFIFQSSEIYDGLSAVYDYGQYGAELKKNVRDYWWKSMTQMHENIVGIDSAIFMHPTIWKASGHVDNFSDPMIDNKDSKKRYRIDHLIEAHAETLPEPAGAALIQKMEDLLKENDYAGLKTLIEEEKIKCAVSGTSNWTEVRQFNLMFSTQLGSVAEDASEIYLRPETAQGIFVNFLNVQKTGRMKIPFGIAQVGKAFRNEIVARQFVFRMREFEQMEMQFFIRPGTQQEWYAYWKEERMNWHKSLGLKPEHLQYHDHVKLAHYADAAVDIEYNFPIGFKEVEGIHSRTDFDLKQHQQYSGKKMQYFDTEINQNYIPYVIETSIGLDRCCLMVLSEAYEEQDLSTAEKADSRVVLKFPAKLAPIKLAVFPLTKKDGLPELAKELMADCKKNFYCYYEEKDSIGKRYRRQDAIGTPFCVTVDHQTKEDGTVTIRHRDSMEQERIPMSSVKELVMKAVMD; from the coding sequence ATGGCAACAGATCAGAATAAATTCCAGGCGATCATTTCGCATTGTAAAGAATACGGTTTCATCTTTCAGTCCAGCGAGATTTACGATGGATTGAGCGCAGTATATGATTATGGCCAGTATGGTGCTGAGCTGAAGAAGAACGTTCGTGATTACTGGTGGAAGAGCATGACGCAGATGCATGAGAATATTGTGGGGATCGATTCTGCGATCTTCATGCACCCCACGATCTGGAAAGCTTCCGGGCATGTGGATAATTTCAGTGATCCGATGATCGATAATAAAGACAGCAAGAAGCGTTATCGTATAGACCATCTGATCGAAGCCCATGCGGAAACCCTGCCTGAACCGGCCGGCGCTGCATTGATACAGAAGATGGAAGACCTGCTGAAAGAAAATGATTATGCCGGCCTGAAAACACTGATAGAAGAAGAGAAGATAAAGTGCGCCGTAAGCGGCACCAGCAACTGGACGGAAGTACGCCAGTTCAACCTGATGTTTTCCACCCAGTTGGGCAGCGTAGCCGAAGACGCCAGCGAAATATACCTGCGCCCGGAAACCGCGCAGGGCATTTTCGTGAATTTCCTGAATGTGCAGAAGACCGGCCGTATGAAGATACCTTTCGGTATCGCGCAGGTGGGCAAGGCTTTCCGCAATGAGATCGTAGCCCGTCAGTTCGTATTCCGGATGCGGGAATTCGAACAGATGGAAATGCAGTTCTTCATCCGCCCCGGCACCCAGCAGGAGTGGTATGCCTACTGGAAGGAAGAGCGCATGAACTGGCACAAAAGCCTCGGCCTTAAACCGGAGCACCTGCAATACCACGATCACGTAAAGCTGGCGCATTATGCTGATGCAGCTGTGGATATCGAATACAATTTCCCGATAGGGTTCAAGGAAGTGGAAGGGATCCACTCCCGCACGGATTTTGACCTGAAGCAGCATCAGCAATACTCCGGCAAGAAGATGCAGTATTTTGATACTGAGATCAATCAGAATTATATTCCTTACGTCATTGAAACTTCTATCGGTCTGGACCGTTGCTGCCTGATGGTGTTAAGCGAGGCTTATGAAGAGCAGGACCTGAGCACTGCGGAAAAAGCGGATAGTCGTGTTGTATTGAAATTCCCCGCGAAACTGGCGCCCATTAAACTGGCTGTTTTCCCCCTCACTAAAAAAGATGGCCTGCCGGAACTGGCAAAAGAACTGATGGCAGACTGCAAAAAGAATTTTTATTGCTATTATGAGGAGAAGGATAGCATCGGTAAACGCTACCGCCGCCAGGATGCCATCGGCACACCTTTCTGCGTAACGGTAGACCACCAGACCAAAGAAGACGGCACCGTAACCATCCGCCACCGGGACAGTATGGAGCAGGAGCGTATTCCCATGAGCAGCGTGAAGGAACTGGTGATGAAAGCGGTGATGGATTAA